The DNA region TTCGGGCTTGGAGTTGGGTGAACTACGTCCTGAGGAGGCTCCATTGAAGAGGCCATTTGAAAGGAAAGGCTCATTTAAGCAGTCAGAACACAAATCCAACAATTCAGAAAACCGGAGCATGGACCCGGGCAGACGGAAAACGCCTGGGAAGTTGAACATCGACTCAGGCAAGCCATCAACGCCAAATTTATCTAGAAAGCGAACAACAGAACGTCGAGAAGATGACTCAACAGTGCCTGTTCCGCAAGGGATGCAGTCTCAATTGCAATATCCTACCAAGGGAGATCATGGAGATGGCAGTGCACAGATAAGTAAAAAGGTGAATGTTAGTAAATCTATGAGGAATGGGCCACAACAACTTGATTCTACACAGGGTTTGTTGTCTCAGTCTGTGAAAGATAGCAAAAATCAAGCAGGTAATATAAACACGTGCATGTCCAATGGACAGAAGGAGGCAGGTTCTGCTGATTATGGTGGTGGCCTGAAGCAGAGAGAATCTTCTTCTGATGAAAATAGCTGCTCTTATTCAAAGTATGACAAGGATGAGCCCGATCTAAAGGGGCGGATAAAGGATTATTCACAGTAAGTTCATCTCACACTTTTTGGTCCCCTCACTTTGAACCTAGTTCTGATGAGAATATTGTGATGTACCAATGCTGGGATTCTTATCTGTTCCTATGACAGGTTTGAGGAGTATGTGCAGGAGTATCGGGATAAATACGAGAGTTATTGCTCCATCAACAAGATTCTGGAGAACTACAGGTACTTTAATTACCCTGAAGATTTTACTTGCAGTTTGTTCCTTTTCTTTGCTTCAGAAGAAAGTGTTAAAATCACTTATTTAATCACAGAAACAAGTTCCAGAAGATGGGGAAAGAACTTGAGTTTGCAAAAGGTCGGGACTTGGAAAGATATAATAAAGCTTTGGCACAGTTGAGGGACTCCTACAGGCGGTGTGGAGTGGTAAGTAGCTACAGCTTATCCTTGTCTTGATCTCATCCATTGATGAAgatcattttcaaaatataacttGATGAATTGTTTCAAGAGCTTCCCATATTACTTCTTGTCTTCTAAGTTCAGATTCATGAGTTGATCAGTGGTTTGGTATTCTAAGACACGCACGGTTCTGTGCTCTGCAGAAACACAAGAGGCTGAAGAAAATATTCGTCGTGCTTCATCAAGAGCTTAAGGTAAATCTTAATTTCACCACTGCCCTAGTGTTGTCATTGTCAGTTTCCGTAGCTCTTCCTTCATCATCTCAAAAAAATTTCCTCATTTTACCTCTTGCAGCACCTTAAGCAGATGATGAACGAATTTGCACAAACATATTCGAAGGACTGAAGTTGTTTGTTCATCACATGCGACACACTGAAAGCTTATTTGGGCCTTAAATCGGGAAAAAGTTCTGTGGCGCTCAGAGTATTCGTTCACTGCAGTAATTATCAGGAGTGTTTCTTCCTGCTCATTCCTATAGATCCCCATCCCCTTGGCCCGTGAACAGAAATTAACCTCCCTCGAGCTGCTGAATCGCCCATGCAACAATTTTTTCAATGTCGAAggggatgcaatcaaagaagACTGCAGCTGTAATCAGTTTGCACATAAACTAAAAATTTTGTAGTCAGTCAccattgttattgttattgttattgttattattattatttttttttttgttattactTTTCCTTTATGGCTTTTTTCCACACTAATCTTTTCCCCTCTGTGTTGGTGCTGGGACAACCTCGTCCCCTGATTGGGAGTATAGAAATCGATGTAATTAAACCTGTTTAGTGGTAGCAGTTGCTGATGTTCATAGAAATATAATTAACTCCATTCTTATCTCCTTCATTTCGGGAAAGTTAATGTAAACTAGTCGGTTCTGTTACTCAAAGTTGTCCAATATCTTTCCTAGTTAATGAGGAGAAACAGGTTGTGATTCTGAGACACGATATAACTCGAGGACGCGATGCACATGCTTCGATCATGGGTCCGGTGTGGAATCTCGTAAAAGGAAAAAACGGCACGGATCGAACCGGATTCTTCTGAACCGGGGTGGGCTTGATGATAAGTTGTGCCAATTGTTTACGGGCGTGGGCGTGTGCAATAAATTTTCGAGGAAAACGTAGTGATTTACATTCCAACAAAGTTGATTAACTGCCGTTGGTTTGATAGAGCAGAGAGCAGGGGAAGAGACCCGACCAAAGAAGATTTTCACCACTCAAACCCCCCACTGATCATTCACACAACAACGACCAgaagcttctctctctctcgctcgcacgctctctctctctctctcttcacgaCATCAGCAGCAACAGGCCAAAGAGAGAATCAACCCGAAAGAGGAATCTGAACGACTGTCGGGGCGACAGTCTTTTCACGACCGACGATCTGAATTTCCGGCTCCTGCTGTTCAGTGACACGCTGAGCAAAATGAAGGGCCCCCCTTTGAGACAGTTTCTAGTCTGAAGCAACTGGGGCTCTTCGTTTGAGGTACTTTGTTCTGATCTTTTTCGATTTCGGGGTTCTGGGATTCTCCGAAAATTGGATGGTGAATTGTGGGTGTCTTGAAAGGAGCTGACTTTTTCCATTAGCTCGGTTCTGGCACCTCCTTCTTTGGGTGGGGGGCGTGATGGAGATGGAAATATTCAAGCTTTGTCTTCTCCATTTCTTCTTCTGAGTGCTCTGAAGGATTCATCCCCGAGCGCAATACTGCAACTTCATGTTTTCAGTGCACTTTGGTGGGCTTCTGCCCTGTTTTTTGAGTTCACTATCATTAGCTCGGTGGGTTTTGTTCTTGTGTGGTGCCTAATTGAGCTAGACAGCTGATACGTCACATTGGGTCTTTCAATTTGTTGAGAAAGAGAGTTGTACATTAGCATCATCTATGCTGCGGAGCATCTTTTGGTCGTGGATAGGACTTAGGAGTCCATGAATCAGTTTGGCCATGAAAAATATAGCTTTCTTGAGCAGAAATGAgctaagaatttttcttttcctttccaaCTTCTCTGGGTACAAAAGTAAATTTTTGCCTTTTCGATTGGTGAAAACGCTTTCTGAAGTCCATTTGTACGAATATTTGCCTTGTTTGCAGTAAGCCTGAAGAAATAGGGAgtaagggggaaaaaaataaaggaggaGAGCTTTAATCGGGGGAGATAGAAAGGCAGTAAATTCTAGTGGCAGAAATTTAGAGCAGCAAAAGTTTTCAGTGAATAGGTTTCTTAGTCCTGACTAGCTCTCAGTCCCTCATGTGTTCTCTGTAGTTAAGAGTCTTTGTGCATCTGTACACGCGAAGACCATGCTTTAAGAAATGATGAGAAGTGTACTTATTTTGTATGAGATTCTTGCTGGTAATATGATACTCAATGATGTAACAAGATCCTGACCGTTGCTTGATTGATTTTTTCGCTAATAGTAAATAGAAAGTCAGGCAgttaaggttttttttttttttttgtgaaactAACATGTTATCAGGTGCTTCTTTTCAGTTCTTGAGTGGGGATAATTCTTTCAGGAGGTAGCTGAGGAACTCGAGGTCGTGGTGAAGATTTCTGATGCTGCATGTTGCTTCCTCCCGGTGGGTTAGGGATGAACTCCACCACAATGGATGAGATGAACCTGATCCAGCAGGCGCAAAGGCACCACCTTGTGGTCCGCAACATTGGGGAGGAGATTGACCTAGAGATTGGGCCTGGAGACGACGACCCTTCCTCATTCCCTGCTAGCTCCCTCCTCGGGCGGGAGGCATCCTCTGAAGATCCTGACGACAGCAAGAACATGGTAATGGGTGGGCCTCAGCAGCCAGCTGAAAATAACCAGGAAACATCCAAGGTCCAACCCCCCAAACGGAAGAAGAAAGTTGTGAAGCGATGGAGAGAGGAGTGGGCAGATACATACAAGTGGGCCTACGTGGATGTGAAGGAAGGGACTGCCAGGATATTTTGTTCAGTGTGCCGGGAATATGGAAGGAAACACAGGAGAAATCCGTATGGGAATGAGGGAAGTCGGAACATGCAGATGAGCGCACTTGAGGAACACAACAATAGCTTGCTCCACAAGGAGGCTCTTCGTCTTCAGATGGCCTCGAAGGATAAGATTGTTGTCGAGAAACCAATAATTGTGAAAGGTTGGTATCTTAatgtgtttatttatttatttttgtgtaTCTTGGTTTTCGGAGCTTGGGGTTCAAGGGGCGGGGTGTTGGGTTGGGGCTGGGGCTGGGGCTGGGGCTGGTCCAGTCAAGTTTTGGATGCTTTTCATCCACTGTTGGGTAGGTGACTTTGCCCATAAACATCTCAAATGCCCATGGAACTAAGTATCTTGGCCTCCTCGAAGGGTGTATTAAATAAGGGTCTGGGGAATTGATAAACTTCTCGCTTTAAATTTTTAAGCTCTGGGGGGAGGTTCTGTCCTTATAGCTTGATAATTAGGATGTTGGATGATTTAATATACTACTGATGTCTCTTGTTATGAAGAAGCCACCTATGTCGTACAGTAGGAGTAAATTGTACTTTCCGACTATTACTAGAACAGGCCTGTGCATTCCAATTCATTAAGGTAAATATGTAGATCGGTCAATGTGTCATGTGACCGCAATAACTACCTGAAATCTTGAATAAAAGGCAGTTGGTGATTCAAATAGCTAtccaagaaaaattaaatagaataTTTCCTCTCATATTTCTCTCTGTCCCCAACCTCTCAATATTATCTGAATTCTACTCTTTCTCCATCTATTCTCCTCTTCTCTGTGAAATTTCTGAAATTGGGTTTCTGTCTCTCATGAATAAAAACAGCTGCGAAGGCAGTGGTTGATGACTTCGATGGATGAGCTGCAAACAAGAAGTAATGTCAACTTCTTGTTGCCTCAAGTAGGGTTAGGAAATGCATGCTTttagaatttatatatgtttttagTTGAAATAGTTAATACGATGCTTTTAAGGAAGTGCTCACTGCAATCAGATATGGttcacaattcaataagcTAATCTGGGGGAGTTTGAGAAGATAATAGATATTGTAGCTTGATGCTTTTATGTACTTTCTGCTTCAACATCACAAGGAATAATGTaactttccatttcttttaaaTCCTTCTTTGCTCTTTAATTGAAGCAATCATGTCAAAAACGGCTGGATCAATTATTGAAGCCGCAATAAAGAGGGATCCACACGAGATCGAGTTCATGCAATCAGTACAAGAGGCAGTGCATGCATTGGAAAAGGTCATTGCGAAGAATTCACAGTGAGTCTTTCCAAAGATCCCTTTGTATCTTTGATAATTAATTGCATTGTAGAGTTGGTCATAAGATCTGATTGAAAAGATTTGATGTGCTTCAGTTACGTCAGCATAATGGAGCGATTGTTAGAACCTGAGCGTATGCTCATTTTTCGAGTTCCTTGGATAGATGACAGAGGTGAGACCCATGTTAATCGAGGTTTCCGGGTACAATTTAATCAGGCACTGGGGCCATGCAGGGGCGGGATCCGCTTCCATCCCTCCATGAACTTAAGCATCTCCAAGTTTCTTGGCTTTGAGCAGGTATTACTGCTAATGATGCTTatgtataataaataatgGGTTTACTTGTATCGTATTAGAAACCTCTTCAAATTCATTTCTGGTCTAGCCATTTTGGTTTAGGCTAGTAGTTTAATATAGATATGTTCTGTATCTGGGTCAGTAGATTGATGTTTCAGTTTTATTTTATGCCAAGTTAATGGTAGACATCCCGGCCCCAAGGTTAGTCAAGAAGGGCCACAAAAGCTGCATCAGCTGattcaaataatttgaaaCTGAAGCTTGATTTAAAGTGccctctgttttttttttttaatacatatatatgtaggtTTCCTTATTTCCATACGTTGATGAAAATTTGGCCTTCAACCCACCCACAGACTTTAAAAAATGCCTTATCACCGTATAAACTTGGAGGAGCTGCTGGTGGAAGTGACTTTGATCCGAGAGGAAAAAGTGATAACGAGGTAATGCTTCAGTCTCTTTTGCAAATTTTGTCCTATTCTAATAGAAATGCTGTAACATAGCTGCTATACAGGGAATTATTGGAGGATTCActgaaatttttgtgattttcttctattttgtGACAGATCATGAGATTCTGCCAAAGTTTCATGAATGAGATTCATCGGTACTTGGGTCCAGATAAGGTGGGATCAACACATGAAATCTTTGTCAATCTTTTTAATAAGTGGGCTTCTCAGTACATTCTATTTTCAGGACCTTCCCTCAGAGGAGATGGGTGTGGGAACTCGAGAAATGGGATATCTCTTTGGACAATATAGACGAGTTGCGAGCCATTTTCAGGTGCATTTATATCTCTCAGATCCAGGACCTGGACTGCCGATCATTCCTTTAACTTTCACGAAGTTGCAGCATTTTTGAAACTTTACAGGCTTTCCCTTGGTTCTCATTCTCTGTTCCCTGTACTATTTATGTATGCATAACACTTGGCATATGAATGTGGCTGTCAGATTCAGACTGGCCATCGAATCAATCAAGGCATGTATTTGCAGTTCCATGAGTCTAATGGGCTGTTTGATTGATGAAGTTTCTTGTGTAATTATCAGTTTAATTTAAAGAAAGTTTTATAGGTATAAAGTGCTCAGCATTTTCTGGTTCACTGAATGGACAGTTTGCCAAGGTGAACCAGCCAGTTCAATTTGACTTATAGTGCCAGACCAGACACATGCTGATTTCTGGTCCAAATCTGATAACTACGCTTTATGTAATGGGGGATATCATGTCCCAATTGGGTTAAAGAGCAATTTTCGCTGAAAGGGTGGTCGAGATTGAAATATGTTTTGTCGTCTTTTCATGTGTATTGCCTTACTCATGCAGGGAAGTTTTACAGGGCCAAGGATATTTTGGTCTGGCTCCAGCCTTCGAACCGAGGCTACTGGTTATGGGCTGGTAAATAACATCTCCCTTCCCTCGTCTCTAtgcttgatttctttaatttgaattttctttgtggatttctttattcaaatatttatatgtaaatgTATATTTGTCTGTTTTATGCGGAAGTAAGAAACCGAAGTTTCCGTGACTCTGCAGGTTTTCTTTGCACAGTTGATGCTGGCCGATATGAATAAAGAACTCAAGGGGCTCAGGTTGCGCACTTGCTTCTGAACTTTAACAGGGTTAATTGGTTATCTcaaataattatctttttgGATAAAGTTAGTGAAACATTTTGTTCTGGATGTTTTTTTTCGCTTATCAAGACTCAACATTATAACATCATGGATCTTTTGACAGATGCGCAGTAAGCGGTTCAGGAAAGATTGCATTGCATGTTCTAGATAAGCTTATGGCTTATGGTGCCATTCCCATCACTGTTTCAGGTAATTCTCTCCTGGTCTATTGAtatctcatttttttcattcaccaaaattatttttcattctcaGAATATTACTGGTTTTCTAATTTTTGGCTATATTTATTCGTATACCTTCATAGTTATTATTAACACCGGTTCTCAGATTCATCAGATGAAGTTAAGGAAGTACAAAAATTAGTTATTCTGTCACATGGTTGTTCGATCTTCTATTTagatctctttttctctttagTTGCCGAAAGTGTTGACGCATGATCGCAATGAATGACTTTCAGACTCCAAGGGATACTTGGTGGACGAAGATGGGTTTGATTACATGAAAATAACATTCTTGAGGGACCTCAAAACTCAACAGAGAAGCTTGAGGTGCAAGCTCCTTTTCTCCTTCTGGATTAGAAGTTCATCTTCTTTCAAGAAATTCTCTACCTCCCATTTGGTAGAATAAATTCATATCTCGAAAAATATTTCTGCAGAGACTATTCAAAAACTTACGCTCGGTCCAAGTATTATGATGAAGCGAAACCTTGGAACGAGAGATATGATGTTGCATTCCCTTGTGCTTCCCACAATGAAATTGATCATTCCGATGCCCTTCATTTAGTGAATTCGGGCTGCCGTCTACTTATTGAAGGTACTAAACAGTGATGAGAGCAACCCTGGCCTTTATATTTTAAGATAAATTTACTTGGTATTGAAAATTTAACCTTTTTAtcgtccaaaatattttaggtTCGAACATGCCATGTACAGCTGAAGCCGTAGAAGTACTGAGGAAAGCTAACGTACTTGTGGCCCCTGCCATGGCTGCTGGTGCTGGAGGGGTAAATTTGCATAATCTCCACTGAATATATATGGAATATGAAACTGTAATAGTGTGATTAATAACTGAAGGCACAGTTTTGAGGGTTTTTAAAAATGTAGCCCAGATCTTTGCTTGTTGCAATAGAATACTCATAATTGCTGGAGATCTAGCCATTGCTAGTTGTAGCCCGTTAATACTGCTGAATATCATCGGGGTTCTATGTTCTACGTCTCTCTGGATTACGCAATCATTCTATGCCTGATTGTAATGTCAGCTTTTTCGGTTCAAATAGGCTTAATCTGTGTGATGAATTTGCTGGCAGGTAATTGCAGGAGAACTCGAGCTAAATCACGAGTGTAATTTAATGAATTGGTCCCCCGAGGATTTCGAGTCTAAATTACAAGTGAGACTCTAGAAATGATCCATTATCTAGTTTATACTTTGCATCTTTTCCAAATAAGTGTTTCACTGCTAGTTACAGAAGATCAGATTTTGCAGCTGATAGAAGTGATTCCATATTTGCCTGGACGCATTTCCTTTCACGAGCTCTATTTTCTTCCTAGAGGTTTCATCATTCTACTGTATCTTTGCAGGAGGCCATGAAGCAGATATATCAGAGAGCCGTAAAAGCAGCCACTGATTTTGGGTATCAAAAGGAGAGTCCCGAGTATGTTCATTCCCTTCTCGGATTTCCAACACATGCCTTTATAATGGTCATGTCATCTACTTAAAAATGCAAAGCTGCCTGGATAAACCAGCAGGCATCTGCACAAAGTTATATTAGCATAGTTTCTGAACTTCCCGCTGTTTACTTAGGGGATAAATTCTCTAGAAATATGGGAACAGTGTTTGTCTACAATCTTaaaatttccaaaattcaTTGATCGGAGCCTATGGGAAGATTGATCATCAAATTTGACTTTCTCTGATCTTGATGCTTGTGTTCTTGGAAGGGCTCTGGTGCACGGGGCAGTCATCTCGGCTTTCTTGACCCTCGCCCAGGCGATGACTGATCAAGGCTGTGTATAGTAAGAGGACCCCAGAATGCATGCAAGGAAGAGTCATTGCTATTCCTCTTATCATTATCCGCCTTCTTAACGAGTCTCGGAGGAGGCATGTCTTATTGAGTCTCAAAGGGGAGTGGGAAACGCAAACTCACACATCTGCACTTCTGGGTATGAGTTGAAGTAGTGTAGGTCTCTCTGTATCATACACATGTATTCATAGACAGCAGCTTTctttgttctttatttttatatttttcttttttccaataTGATTGGGATAGGACACAGACCGGGTTGCCATTGCCTGTCGGAAACGCTTTTGTTGTGGATGATAATGTCTGATCTGATGCTGGAATTTGTAACGCAATCAGGAATCTTAACTGTAATGAGTTACTTGTATACCAAAATGTCACCTTTTGTGGAGGATTTGTTTTCCCTTCTTTTATTAGGCGACGTTCGGCACTTTCCCGGTAATCACATTACTAGTAATGTACATTACTTGAAGATAGATTCTCACCAGTCAAATTGCCGGTAATCTACATTCACATGTTCGGTATCCGTCACATATGAAGAATTGGGAATGAGAAACATTATGGTGTTCTTGAGCTTTGCTTGAATGTAGCTGTGTGAGTTAATAGAGACATGAAATTGATAGAATCCCAATGAACTTGATGGAGCATTTACCGTTGAAATCCTTGTCGATGAGGCTCTAAGAGGAAACAATCCATTAAGCATCTTTTCGCCTGTCTTCATTTGATGCAGAGGTAGTGTCTCGCACACGTGATGGGACAATAAATATGTTATTTACTTCATGGATTAGTTTGTTGTAAAATAAgtacataataaaataaatattacaaCTAACGATAATATTCGAATATTACGGAAATATCTAAGGAAGTATGTAAAGAAGGATTTCGATTACTTATTGCTATTTAATCGGTGAATGAGTACTcgtcatttttaaaaattcaaaaattatttataattatttaacatTGTGccaatttaatttgttactaCAAATATAAGGTTCGCATTATTTTTCAAAGCCAAAAAGAAAACTCTAAGGAATATTACTTAGGCGATGCCCATTTTACATATAATCTTTTATTATACGTCaagagaaaatagaataaaatgtGTTTAAATCTCAATGAACTTAAACTTTTTTTCCAGATAAACctttaaaatttatagtaATCTCATAAAAGTTCAGTCGAGTAAATAGTGCATTGAATTGATTAGGCCAGTGAAAAAGTAATCTGATGTAAATgctgaaattt from Punica granatum isolate Tunisia-2019 chromosome 3, ASM765513v2, whole genome shotgun sequence includes:
- the LOC116201829 gene encoding NADP-specific glutamate dehydrogenase; this encodes MLLPPGGLGMNSTTMDEMNLIQQAQRHHLVVRNIGEEIDLEIGPGDDDPSSFPASSLLGREASSEDPDDSKNMVMGGPQQPAENNQETSKVQPPKRKKKVVKRWREEWADTYKWAYVDVKEGTARIFCSVCREYGRKHRRNPYGNEGSRNMQMSALEEHNNSLLHKEALRLQMASKDKIVVEKPIIVKAIMSKTAGSIIEAAIKRDPHEIEFMQSVQEAVHALEKVIAKNSHYVSIMERLLEPERMLIFRVPWIDDRGETHVNRGFRVQFNQALGPCRGGIRFHPSMNLSISKFLGFEQTLKNALSPYKLGGAAGGSDFDPRGKSDNEIMRFCQSFMNEIHRYLGPDKDLPSEEMGVGTREMGYLFGQYRRVASHFQGSFTGPRIFWSGSSLRTEATGYGLVFFAQLMLADMNKELKGLRCAVSGSGKIALHVLDKLMAYGAIPITVSDSKGYLVDEDGFDYMKITFLRDLKTQQRSLRDYSKTYARSKYYDEAKPWNERYDVAFPCASHNEIDHSDALHLVNSGCRLLIEGSNMPCTAEAVEVLRKANVLVAPAMAAGAGGVIAGELELNHECNLMNWSPEDFESKLQEAMKQIYQRAVKAATDFGYQKESPEALVHGAVISAFLTLAQAMTDQGCV